Proteins encoded in a region of the Magallana gigas chromosome 8, xbMagGiga1.1, whole genome shotgun sequence genome:
- the LOC105318989 gene encoding PRADC1-like protein isoform X2, whose translation MTRKSLKTLSSDVKLATTPDINLLYTSDNLFMQIVEPEEISYVYKIRPARNFGVDFEKVYHHIPLLVANPYNGCSELLNKRHVDGAVVLIQRGDCSFVTKTINAENAGAVAVLITDNDAQNDEAQIQMVQDGTEREVQIPSLFLLGKDGYMIKATLEKYRMDSAIVNIPFNITGMPMMINNQPPWTLW comes from the exons ATGAcgaggaaaagtttaaaaa CTCTGAGCTCAGATGTGAAGTTGGCCACTACTCCAGATATCAACCTGCTGTATACCTCGGATAATCTTTTTATGCAAATAGTAGAGCCTGAAGAAATAAGCTACGTTTATAAAATCAGGCCAGCAAGAAACTTTGGTGTAGATTTT GAGAAGGTTTATCACCATATCCCTTTATTAGTTGCTAACCCCTACAATGGATGTAGTGAATTGCTCAATAAGCGACATGTAGATGGAGCAGTGGTCTTGATACAAAGAGG TGACTGTTCCTTTGTGACCAAGACAATCAATGCAGAGAATGCAGGGGCCGTGGCAGTCCTGATTACGGACAACGATGCTCAGAACGACGAGGCTCAGATACAGATGGTACAGGATGGCACAGAGAGAGAGGTCCAGATCCCAAGCCTCTTCCTGCTGGGCAAGGACGG aTACATGATTAAAGCAACCCTGGAAAAGTATCGCATGGATAGCGCCATTGTAAACATTCCTTTCAACATCACAGGAATGCCCATGATGATCAACAACCAACCTCCATGGACACTTTGGTGA
- the LOC105318989 gene encoding PRADC1-like protein isoform X1, protein MTRKSLKSLFLTFAVIFSTALSSDVKLATTPDINLLYTSDNLFMQIVEPEEISYVYKIRPARNFGVDFEKVYHHIPLLVANPYNGCSELLNKRHVDGAVVLIQRGDCSFVTKTINAENAGAVAVLITDNDAQNDEAQIQMVQDGTEREVQIPSLFLLGKDGYMIKATLEKYRMDSAIVNIPFNITGMPMMINNQPPWTLW, encoded by the exons ATGAcgaggaaaagtttaaaaagtttgtttttaacatTTGCTGTTATTTTTTCGACAG CTCTGAGCTCAGATGTGAAGTTGGCCACTACTCCAGATATCAACCTGCTGTATACCTCGGATAATCTTTTTATGCAAATAGTAGAGCCTGAAGAAATAAGCTACGTTTATAAAATCAGGCCAGCAAGAAACTTTGGTGTAGATTTT GAGAAGGTTTATCACCATATCCCTTTATTAGTTGCTAACCCCTACAATGGATGTAGTGAATTGCTCAATAAGCGACATGTAGATGGAGCAGTGGTCTTGATACAAAGAGG TGACTGTTCCTTTGTGACCAAGACAATCAATGCAGAGAATGCAGGGGCCGTGGCAGTCCTGATTACGGACAACGATGCTCAGAACGACGAGGCTCAGATACAGATGGTACAGGATGGCACAGAGAGAGAGGTCCAGATCCCAAGCCTCTTCCTGCTGGGCAAGGACGG aTACATGATTAAAGCAACCCTGGAAAAGTATCGCATGGATAGCGCCATTGTAAACATTCCTTTCAACATCACAGGAATGCCCATGATGATCAACAACCAACCTCCATGGACACTTTGGTGA